The region ACGCGGCGATTTCTGCTACCCTCGCGTTTCAGTCACTCATGACTGGTCAATCAGCGGCCGGGTGTGATCCCTCGTTTTAGCAACGATTGCCCACCCCTAATGCAGCCGGGGCACCGCTGTCGCGTCGCTACTCATCCGGACGTCCACGAAATTCTTGTGCAAGGTTCTGGAATTTACGAAGCACTCGCTTCCACAAAGTAGCGTTAACGAACGCGGTCTCCACGAAGCGGACGAGGGTCTACAAAATGGACGAACAATCGTGGTAACTTGAGTTCGCTTCGTAGAGGCTTCTTGTTTTAATGGCTGACCGAATGTCATCCATCGCCCCCGTCTTCCATCCGAGCCATTGCATGACAGCCGATCATTTGCCATCAGGGGGACAGTCTGGATCCGATGTTTACGTCGGGGTATTTGATCTGTTCAAGATCGGAATCGGTCCGTCGAGTTCGCATTCGGTCGGGCCCATGCGCGCCGCCGAGATGTTTATCAATGAACTCGATCAATCCGACGACGTCGAAACCGTCGGGCGAGTCCAAGCTGATCTGTATGGATCGCTCGCATTGACAGGAGTCGGGCACGCTACCGACATCGCCATCATGATGGGGCTGCTAGGTGAACGACCTGACACGATCGATCCTGATACCGTGCCGGAAAAATTAGAGCGCATCCGGCAAACGACACAATTGATGTTCGCGGGCAGGCGAGCGATTCGGTTTTGCGAAAAAGAAGATTTACTCTTTAACCGACGTGTGACATTGGAGGGGCATCCAAACGCGATGAGCTTGTCGGCATTTCGTGACGGCGATTCTGAGACACCTTTTTACAGCAGTACTTACTACTCGATCGGCGGAGGTTTCGTAATCCGCGATGGCGAAACGCCGCGGGCGGGTCATGGCGACTACCACCAGGTTCCTTATCCCTACCACTCGGGGAAAGATTTATTGGACCTTACCGATCGACATGGATTTTCGTTGAGCGACTTAGCTCGCGCGAATGAGCGGACCTTTCGCAGTGACACCGAAATATCGAACGGATTGCAGAAGATTTGGCAAACGATGCAGGCGTGTATCGAGCGTGGTTGTCAGACCGACGGAATCCTGCCAGGCGGATTGAACATTCGCCGACGGGCGCCGGCGTTGTATCGATCTCTGCGGAGTCGAACGGAGGCGACTGACCGCGACCCGATGGGAATCCTGGATTGGGTCGACTTGTATGCGATCGCAGTCAACGAAGAAAATGCCGCCAGCGGACGCGTCGTCACTGCGCCGACCAATGGTGCCGCCGGAATCATTCCCGCCGTCTTGCGGTACTTGGACCGATTTGGTCGGAACGTCAATGAAGATACCATCGAGCGATTCCTCTTGACCGCCGCGTTGATCGGATCACTTTATAAGCGAAACGCTTCGATTTCCGGGGCGGAGGTTGGTTGCCAGGGCGAAGTTGGCGTGGCTTGTTCGATGGCCGCTGGGGCGCTGACCGAA is a window of Roseiconus lacunae DNA encoding:
- a CDS encoding L-serine ammonia-lyase; amino-acid sequence: MSSIAPVFHPSHCMTADHLPSGGQSGSDVYVGVFDLFKIGIGPSSSHSVGPMRAAEMFINELDQSDDVETVGRVQADLYGSLALTGVGHATDIAIMMGLLGERPDTIDPDTVPEKLERIRQTTQLMFAGRRAIRFCEKEDLLFNRRVTLEGHPNAMSLSAFRDGDSETPFYSSTYYSIGGGFVIRDGETPRAGHGDYHQVPYPYHSGKDLLDLTDRHGFSLSDLARANERTFRSDTEISNGLQKIWQTMQACIERGCQTDGILPGGLNIRRRAPALYRSLRSRTEATDRDPMGILDWVDLYAIAVNEENAASGRVVTAPTNGAAGIIPAVLRYLDRFGRNVNEDTIERFLLTAALIGSLYKRNASISGAEVGCQGEVGVACSMAAGALTEALGGTPRQVEEAAEIGMEHNLGLTCDPIKGLVQVPCIERNAMGAVKAINASRLALRSDGKHFVSLDRVIRVMKRTGADMSSRYKETSAGGLAVNISEC